The following are from one region of the Thiocapsa rosea genome:
- a CDS encoding type II toxin-antitoxin system VapC family toxin, translating to MAYLLDTNTVIALMKNNADVVTRVRETGLAELRICVPVEAELWFGVAKSARPDENRQRLLVLLSWLPSLPFTSDAAPYFGDIRAYLAKKGTPIGPYDLQIAAIARARGLVLVTHNTDEFSRVPLLALEDWIG from the coding sequence ATGGCCTACCTGCTCGATACCAACACCGTCATCGCTTTGATGAAGAACAATGCGGACGTCGTGACCCGGGTTCGCGAGACCGGGCTCGCCGAGCTGCGGATATGCGTCCCTGTCGAGGCGGAGCTTTGGTTTGGTGTCGCCAAAAGCGCCCGGCCCGATGAAAACCGCCAACGCCTGCTGGTTCTGCTGTCCTGGTTGCCCAGTCTGCCGTTCACCAGCGACGCTGCGCCGTATTTCGGGGATATTCGGGCGTACCTCGCAAAAAAAGGTACGCCGATCGGGCCCTATGACCTGCAGATCGCAGCGATCGCACGTGCGCGGGGATTGGTTCTCGTCACTCACAACACGGATGAGTTTTCCCGCGTACCACTGCTGGCCCTAGAGGATTGGATCGGGTGA
- a CDS encoding response regulator, with the protein MIQVLIVDDDSDIRDLVSHEVRQQGWNVLQAGSDEELTVLLRQHTPHIILLDIRLPDQDGLTIARRLRAASTIPIIMLTGMGSDVDRIVGLEIGADDYVVKPFNPRELIARIKAVLRRTSAGAMMPAPTSSPRHDCRRFAGWMLDLSARLLTDPDGNPVSLTNAEFLLLEAFLDAPRRVLSREHLLERTHSFEADVFDRTIDVLIMRLRRKIESNSHAPRLIRTERGAGYVFDADVERTGQRRSD; encoded by the coding sequence ATGATCCAGGTGCTCATCGTCGACGATGATTCGGATATCCGGGACTTGGTCTCCCATGAGGTGCGCCAGCAAGGCTGGAATGTGCTCCAGGCCGGCAGCGACGAGGAGCTGACGGTGCTGCTGCGGCAGCACACGCCCCACATCATCCTGCTCGACATCCGCTTGCCCGATCAGGACGGTCTGACGATTGCGCGGCGTCTGCGTGCCGCCTCGACGATCCCGATCATCATGCTGACGGGTATGGGCTCGGATGTGGACCGGATTGTCGGGCTGGAGATCGGCGCCGATGACTATGTGGTCAAGCCCTTCAACCCGCGCGAGCTGATCGCCCGTATCAAGGCGGTGCTGCGACGCACCTCCGCCGGCGCGATGATGCCCGCGCCGACGTCATCTCCCCGACACGATTGCAGGCGTTTCGCCGGTTGGATGCTGGACCTCTCCGCCCGTCTCCTGACCGACCCCGACGGCAATCCGGTGTCCCTGACCAACGCCGAGTTTCTGCTGCTCGAAGCCTTCCTGGATGCTCCGCGGCGGGTCTTGAGTCGGGAGCACCTCCTCGAGCGCACCCATTCGTTCGAGGCCGATGTCTTCGATCGCACCATCGACGTCCTCATCATGCGCCTGCGACGAAAGATCGAATCCAACAGCCACGCCCCGAGGCTCATCCGAACCGAGCGCGGCGCAGGCTATGTCTTCGATGCCGATGTGGAACGGACGGGGCAGCGTAGGTCGGATTAG
- a CDS encoding Crp/Fnr family transcriptional regulator: protein MKQMDRAAIVSSSVLGTELDEKEASILAECMGLVRLTNGELLVSEDEQRRTLFLLAEGRLCVCKTVGGVEESLYRMRPGECAGTRAFVDGSSRKAALRSEDNSSVLTLEPDDFEALVDTHPRLVYKVMRAIFRITHTNLMRVNLERTELANYMHKTGGRY, encoded by the coding sequence ATGAAACAGATGGATCGGGCGGCAATCGTGAGCAGCTCGGTGCTCGGCACCGAGCTGGACGAGAAGGAAGCGTCGATTCTGGCGGAGTGCATGGGTCTCGTCAGGCTGACCAACGGCGAGTTGCTGGTCTCGGAGGACGAGCAGCGGCGCACCCTGTTCCTCCTTGCGGAGGGGCGTCTGTGCGTCTGCAAGACGGTCGGCGGGGTCGAGGAGTCTCTCTATCGGATGCGTCCGGGCGAGTGCGCCGGGACCCGCGCCTTCGTCGATGGCTCCTCGCGCAAGGCGGCCTTGCGCTCGGAGGACAACAGCAGCGTTCTGACCCTGGAGCCCGATGATTTCGAGGCACTGGTCGACACCCATCCGCGGCTGGTCTACAAGGTCATGCGTGCGATCTTCCGCATCACCCACACGAACCTGATGCGGGTCAACCTCGAGCGCACCGAGCTGGCGAACTACATGCACAAGACCGGCGGGCGCTATTGA
- the napH gene encoding quinol dehydrogenase ferredoxin subunit NapH, whose protein sequence is MNNSTSTRLWNWRYLILRRVVQIGVLLLFFGTLHWGWSLFGLPLLSGNLSASEVLGEVTLADPFATLQILLTGHVLQSEVLFGAALVLGVFLVLGGRVWCSWVCPVNPVTDFAGFLHRKTWRKNLFGIPRHLRYAVLALALLLSVLIGLPAFEWVSPIGAMHREIIFGLGLGLGWTALVGLFLFDWLVVKQGWCGHLCPLGAFYSLVGRHTAQIRVKFDQSTCTGCGACQAICPEPQVLNLKRLVQDGQVLSGECTNCARCIPICPEKSLAFGWRLQKPDSGSVPVHPKLIMKEDNP, encoded by the coding sequence ATGAATAACTCAACGTCGACTCGACTCTGGAACTGGCGCTATTTGATCCTGCGGCGGGTCGTTCAGATCGGGGTCTTGTTGCTGTTCTTCGGTACGCTGCACTGGGGCTGGTCCTTGTTCGGTCTCCCCTTGTTGAGCGGAAACCTCAGCGCGTCGGAGGTCCTCGGCGAGGTGACGCTCGCCGATCCCTTCGCGACGCTTCAGATCCTGCTGACCGGACACGTCCTTCAGTCCGAGGTGCTCTTTGGCGCTGCGCTCGTCCTGGGCGTTTTCCTGGTCTTGGGCGGCAGGGTCTGGTGCTCCTGGGTCTGTCCGGTGAATCCGGTCACCGATTTTGCGGGCTTTCTGCATCGCAAGACCTGGCGCAAGAACCTCTTCGGGATTCCCCGTCACCTGCGTTACGCGGTGCTGGCACTCGCACTTCTCCTGTCGGTGTTGATCGGGCTGCCGGCATTCGAATGGGTGAGCCCGATCGGGGCCATGCACCGCGAGATCATCTTTGGTTTGGGTTTGGGTTTGGGCTGGACCGCATTGGTCGGGCTCTTTTTATTCGATTGGTTGGTTGTCAAGCAAGGTTGGTGCGGCCACCTCTGTCCACTCGGCGCCTTTTATTCATTGGTCGGGCGTCATACGGCCCAGATCAGGGTCAAGTTCGATCAATCCACCTGCACCGGCTGCGGGGCCTGCCAAGCGATTTGCCCGGAGCCTCAGGTCTTGAACCTCAAACGTCTGGTACAGGATGGCCAGGTCCTGTCGGGTGAATGCACCAATTGCGCGCGTTGTATCCCGATCTGCCCGGAGAAGAGCTTGGCATTCGGGTGGCGTCTGCAGAAACCGGATTCCGGCTCGGTCCCGGTGCATCCTAAGCTCATAATGAAGGAGGATAACCCATGA
- a CDS encoding DUF2281 domain-containing protein encodes MPTLPEAIYEHSLRLPESAAREALAFIQQLEKRYHNEQVAPARSSKETESFLAAVAGTLGNDFPDDIDNADLGIDAPRESLD; translated from the coding sequence ATGCCGACATTACCGGAAGCCATTTACGAGCACAGTCTGAGGTTGCCGGAATCCGCTGCTCGGGAAGCCTTGGCCTTTATTCAGCAGCTGGAGAAGCGCTATCACAATGAACAGGTTGCGCCGGCGCGCTCATCCAAGGAAACCGAATCCTTCTTGGCAGCGGTGGCCGGCACCCTCGGCAATGATTTCCCGGACGACATCGACAATGCCGACCTTGGCATCGATGCGCCGCGGGAGTCACTCGACTAA
- a CDS encoding nitrate reductase cytochrome c-type subunit — MIMLPRFLAVVVGVVMAGGFALGQDLSWIDEDLAGTVFDSPDPVSFDYLSIDPEDADSTLPTAFEDAPPLIPHSIEESGLITLRSNKCLKCHHDQDLWDQEKDAAEPSPMPESHYVSLRRDPETIEKKIIGARYFCTQCHVPQTEVNLLVGNDFDAP, encoded by the coding sequence ATGATCATGCTTCCCCGTTTCCTCGCGGTCGTCGTCGGGGTTGTGATGGCCGGCGGCTTTGCGCTTGGACAAGATCTGTCCTGGATCGACGAAGATCTTGCCGGGACCGTCTTCGATTCCCCCGACCCGGTGAGCTTCGACTACCTTTCGATCGATCCCGAGGATGCCGACTCGACCCTGCCGACGGCGTTCGAGGATGCGCCGCCCTTGATCCCGCACAGCATCGAGGAGTCCGGCCTGATTACGCTGAGGAGCAACAAGTGTCTGAAATGTCATCACGACCAGGATCTCTGGGATCAGGAAAAGGACGCGGCCGAGCCATCCCCGATGCCGGAAAGTCACTACGTGAGCCTGCGCAGAGATCCGGAAACGATCGAGAAAAAGATCATCGGGGCACGCTATTTCTGTACCCAGTGCCACGTCCCGCAGACAGAGGTCAATTTGCTGGTTGGAAATGATTTCGACGCCCCGTGA
- a CDS encoding ATP-binding protein — protein MLSGIQARLLLILGLAALAITLASAMALMALLQTRAGVATVMERELPASNAALVLARVGERLEDRAPALLAAKDAEARQRQTALINRDLRSLASETERLRDLHPAGSDGVADIARLAPQLAANLRDLALALEQQAMLGVALQDQRERLLALRERVQQTLVPSILLVSDVVGRDTDVDPGLFRRAAGAQGPLLDAERLAGSAFSDLLLAAESPSLDQVRVFRGAFERTRGQLAGLIPRIPSGLRPELAQAIADLEVQLQADGVFRLREQEIATIEGAESLVTASRDIAAALKTRVDALVHSASETIARAAGAMGDTLLTNTLIFVAVSIAVVLLATLVSYRFLVRDISLNLRAVTRAMQRLAGGERDARVPAMDRRDEIGDLARVFNVFKDNAFRMETVEGQLRQAQKMELVGQLTGGIAHDFNNILAAILGNLTYLEPKPEDDPMLRERWQRAMGATDRAVRQVERLLAFSRRQRLAPEVVDINALVDGMLDLLEVSVAEGTELSAVLAPDLPRVRVDPGQLENALMNLVINARDALDGDGRISIKTAAAGDDAVEVSVEDTGRGIPADVLERVCEPFFTTKAPGKGSGLGLSMVYGFARQSGGEMRIESRVGGGTTVRIRLPVAAPSATLVEPIAEPVRDAPTPRGQGEWVLAVDDDSEVLATTADQLRGLGYRVLTAGDGATALALLEQEPAIRLLYTDVAMPAPWDGVTLAREARSRRPGLALLFTSGETREIRDPAAALLRKPVTIEHLAHAVRQALDGE, from the coding sequence ATGTTGTCCGGCATCCAAGCCCGCCTATTGCTGATCCTAGGCCTCGCGGCCCTGGCGATCACGCTCGCGAGCGCCATGGCCCTGATGGCGCTGCTGCAGACCCGTGCCGGGGTGGCGACGGTCATGGAGCGCGAGCTGCCGGCGTCCAACGCTGCCCTGGTGCTGGCGCGTGTCGGCGAGCGGCTGGAGGATCGCGCGCCTGCGCTGCTGGCCGCGAAGGACGCCGAGGCGCGTCAACGCCAGACCGCACTGATCAACCGTGACCTGCGCTCCCTGGCCAGCGAGACCGAGCGGCTGCGCGACCTGCATCCGGCCGGCAGCGACGGGGTCGCCGACATCGCCCGACTGGCGCCGCAGCTGGCGGCGAACCTGCGTGATCTGGCCCTGGCGCTGGAGCAACAAGCAATGCTCGGTGTCGCCCTGCAGGACCAGCGCGAGCGGCTGCTCGCCCTACGCGAGCGCGTGCAGCAGACCCTGGTGCCGTCGATCCTGCTGGTAAGCGATGTGGTGGGACGGGATACGGACGTCGACCCGGGACTCTTTCGCCGCGCGGCCGGTGCCCAGGGACCCCTGCTGGATGCGGAGCGGCTGGCGGGCTCGGCCTTCAGCGATCTGCTGCTCGCGGCCGAGTCGCCGAGCCTCGACCAGGTACGGGTGTTCCGTGGCGCCTTCGAGCGCACCCGCGGTCAGCTTGCGGGCCTAATCCCGAGGATTCCGTCGGGACTGCGCCCGGAGCTGGCACAGGCGATCGCCGACCTGGAGGTCCAACTTCAGGCCGACGGCGTCTTCCGATTGCGCGAGCAGGAGATCGCGACCATCGAGGGCGCGGAGTCCCTGGTGACGGCGAGCCGCGACATCGCCGCCGCGCTCAAGACGCGAGTGGATGCGCTGGTGCACTCGGCCAGCGAGACCATCGCCCGAGCCGCGGGCGCCATGGGCGACACCCTGCTGACCAATACGCTGATCTTCGTCGCCGTCAGTATCGCAGTGGTGCTGCTCGCAACCCTCGTCTCCTACCGGTTCCTGGTGCGCGACATCAGCCTGAACCTGCGCGCGGTCACCCGTGCCATGCAGCGGCTGGCCGGCGGCGAGCGCGACGCGCGGGTGCCGGCGATGGATCGGCGCGACGAGATCGGCGACCTGGCCCGCGTCTTCAACGTCTTCAAAGACAACGCCTTTCGCATGGAAACGGTGGAGGGTCAACTGCGCCAAGCCCAGAAGATGGAGCTGGTCGGGCAGCTCACCGGCGGTATCGCCCACGACTTCAACAACATCCTCGCCGCCATCCTCGGCAATCTGACCTATCTGGAGCCCAAGCCGGAAGACGACCCCATGCTTCGCGAGCGCTGGCAGCGGGCGATGGGAGCGACGGATCGCGCGGTGCGCCAGGTGGAGCGATTGCTTGCCTTCTCCCGGCGCCAACGGCTCGCACCCGAGGTCGTGGACATCAACGCGCTGGTCGACGGCATGCTGGATCTGCTCGAGGTGAGTGTCGCGGAGGGCACCGAGCTGAGTGCCGTGCTCGCTCCCGATCTGCCGCGGGTGCGGGTCGACCCGGGGCAGCTCGAAAACGCGCTGATGAATCTGGTCATCAACGCCCGCGATGCCTTGGACGGCGACGGTCGGATCAGCATTAAGACCGCGGCTGCCGGTGACGACGCCGTCGAGGTCTCGGTCGAGGACACGGGTCGCGGCATCCCCGCGGATGTCCTCGAACGCGTCTGTGAACCCTTCTTCACCACCAAGGCGCCCGGCAAAGGCAGCGGACTCGGGCTCAGTATGGTGTATGGCTTCGCCCGCCAGTCCGGGGGCGAGATGCGGATCGAGAGCCGCGTCGGTGGAGGCACGACCGTGCGCATCCGGCTTCCGGTCGCCGCGCCCTCCGCGACGCTGGTCGAGCCGATCGCAGAGCCCGTCCGGGACGCGCCGACGCCGCGGGGCCAGGGCGAGTGGGTGCTGGCGGTCGACGACGACAGCGAGGTGCTGGCGACCACGGCCGACCAGCTCCGAGGTCTCGGCTACCGCGTCCTGACCGCGGGCGACGGGGCGACGGCGTTGGCCCTGCTGGAGCAAGAGCCGGCCATCCGCCTGCTCTACACGGACGTCGCGATGCCGGCCCCGTGGGACGGGGTCACCCTGGCCCGCGAGGCGCGCTCACGCCGACCGGGCCTGGCGCTTTTGTTCACGTCCGGCGAGACGCGCGAGATCCGGGATCCGGCCGCCGCGCTGCTCCGCAAGCCGGTCACCATCGAGCATCTGGCACACGCGGTGCGGCAGGCGCTCGATGGCGAATAG